Proteins encoded within one genomic window of Eurosta solidaginis isolate ZX-2024a chromosome 1, ASM4086904v1, whole genome shotgun sequence:
- the LOC137236525 gene encoding uncharacterized protein isoform X2, protein MPNAVPMVPCTSGNIWLDEEHLDKPELAESLSDHTYCKPAELCDSGVVLDSLQWNSNYKDVQRQTDPEILEALSMKEISDLKKEIKKLKEVKLSFEKVLQEANAFMDSAKKIFTEGQIRKMIVSGMMRSGAMVMERYIQCHLPSCVGSQGL, encoded by the exons atgcccaatGCGGTACCAATGGTTCCATGTACCTCCGGAAACATATGGCTTGATGAAGAACATTTGGATAAACCTGAATTGGCAGA GTCACTTTCCGATCACACATACTGTAAACCAGCGGAATTATGTGATTCTGGGGTAGTTTTAGACAGTCTGCAGTGGAATTCGAATTATAAGGACGTACAAAGACAGACTGA CCCTGAAATATTGGAAGCTCTAAGCATGAAAGAAATCTCTGACCTCAAAAAGGAGATTAAGAAGCTCAAGGAAGTGAAACTTAGTTTTGAGAAAGTATTGCAGGAGGCAAATGCCTTCATGGATTCGGCAAAGAAAATTTTCACAGAAGGTCAGATAAGGAAAATGATTGTATCTGGTATGAT GAGGAGTGGTGCAATGGTCATGGAAAGATATATCCAGTGCCATTTGCCTTCATGCGTCGGGTCCCAGGGCCTATAA
- the LOC137236525 gene encoding uncharacterized protein isoform X1, which yields MPNAVPMVPCTSGNIWLDEEHLDKPELAEYDLYIRTMRCELIVHLGSLSDHTYCKPAELCDSGVVLDSLQWNSNYKDVQRQTDPEILEALSMKEISDLKKEIKKLKEVKLSFEKVLQEANAFMDSAKKIFTEGQIRKMIVSGMMRSGAMVMERYIQCHLPSCVGSQGL from the exons atgcccaatGCGGTACCAATGGTTCCATGTACCTCCGGAAACATATGGCTTGATGAAGAACATTTGGATAAACCTGAATTGGCAGAGTATGATTTATATATACGAACGATGCGTTGCGAACTCATAGTGCATCTTGG GTCACTTTCCGATCACACATACTGTAAACCAGCGGAATTATGTGATTCTGGGGTAGTTTTAGACAGTCTGCAGTGGAATTCGAATTATAAGGACGTACAAAGACAGACTGA CCCTGAAATATTGGAAGCTCTAAGCATGAAAGAAATCTCTGACCTCAAAAAGGAGATTAAGAAGCTCAAGGAAGTGAAACTTAGTTTTGAGAAAGTATTGCAGGAGGCAAATGCCTTCATGGATTCGGCAAAGAAAATTTTCACAGAAGGTCAGATAAGGAAAATGATTGTATCTGGTATGAT GAGGAGTGGTGCAATGGTCATGGAAAGATATATCCAGTGCCATTTGCCTTCATGCGTCGGGTCCCAGGGCCTATAA